Proteins from a genomic interval of Coregonus clupeaformis isolate EN_2021a chromosome 4, ASM2061545v1, whole genome shotgun sequence:
- the LOC121552567 gene encoding integral membrane protein GPR155-like: MKVPANLNISYGDVDPPETPPTMSIDKLFPALLECFGIILCGYIAGRANIITSTQAKGLGNFVSKFALPALLFKNMVLLDFGNVIWSFLWSILIAKVSVFFIVCLITLLVASPDTRFSKAGLFSIFATQSNDFALGYPIVEALYKNTHSEYLQYIYLVAPVSLMVLNPIGFAFCEIQKWRDQRDQQQSKLQIVGVVIFQVLKNPIVFMVVIGIIFHFILDQKIPAFMEQFVDGLANSFGGAALFYLGLSMVGQLGKLTGSTVVALILLITAKLLVMPLICREMVELLDADHTNSGLNHSSLSNYAFLYGVFPTAPSVAIYAAHYNMELQVVTSGMVLSTFLSAPIMYVSAWLLTIPWMDPKPLMDSLQNVSFNVSIISLVTLVWTVTVMFLSKKFKRLPHMFTLNLFLAQILACVGMILWNFVVRQDSFIGHVLTFTLLYSSLYSTYVWPGLIALSLVLMKRGGELKFAPGFLVIAGWGVPALVAAVLLITGERMPDTIDSAFFYGRPQNICTSVVLVFSIVLGGGSLMGLSRGTWDFKYQVLERDSMLSTTEDLRPQSCPDTQTIPDMLEPAGTGSINRECHMCDCAPSQPMPDMIVSTNKNDTLVIEPGQCGTDCESPGCLLAQEEQQRQLADRQVARHVLLCLLLTVSLLANLSSCLWWLFNRVPGRLYLELQFFCAVVNYGQGFISFGIFGLDKHLIILPFKKRISNLWHRMKPEEQPQLVVSDDIMMTCTQFTTYHKEQCVRDIVQKKRCGERTVADTFLGIELVEWLLQVGLSQDRGEALLYGGRLQQGGVLQHITQEYGFQDDELHYRFTA; the protein is encoded by the exons ATGAAGGTCCCTGCCAACCTCAATATTTCCTATGGGGACGTGGATCCCCCTGAAACCCCTCCCACCATGTCCATTGACAAGCTCTTCCCAGCACTCCTGGAGTGTTTTGGGATCATCTTGTGTGGCTACATTGCTGGACGTGCAAACATCATCACATCCACACAGGCCAAAGGATTGGGGAACTTTGTGTCCAAGTTTGCCCTCCCAGCATTGCTCTTTAAGAACATGGTACTGTTGGACTTTGGCAATGTCATTTGGTCATTTTTGTGGAGTATTCTCATCGCCAAAGTGTCTGTGTTTTTCATTGTGTGTCTGATTACACTACTGGTTGCCAGTCCTGACACTCGCTTCAGCAAAGCTGGTCTCTTCTCTATCTTTGCTACTCAAAGCAATGACTTTGCTTTGGGATATCCTATTG TTGAGGCCTTGTACAAGAACACTCACTCAGAGTACCTACAGTACATCTACCTGGTGGCACCAGTGTCCCTCATGGTTCTCAACCCCATTGGCTTTGCCTTCTGTGAGATCCAGAAGTGGAGGGACCAGAGAGACCAGCAGCAGAGCAAACTCCAGATAGTGGGTGTGGTCATCTTTCAGGTTCTGAAGAACCCCATCGTCTTCATGGTTGTTATAGGCATTATCTTCCACTTCATCCTTGATCAGAAGATCCCTGCTTTCATGGAGCAGTTTGTGGATGGCCTGGCTAACTCTTTTGGAGGAGCGGCCCTGTTCTACTTGGGCCTCTCCATGGTGGGCCAGTTGGGAAAGCTCACCGGGTCTACTGTTGTAGCCCTAATCCTGCTCATCACTGCAAAACT GTTGGTGATGCCGTTGATCTGTCGAGAAATGGTAGAGCTACTGGACGCCGACCACACCAACTCTGGTCTCAACCACTCCAGTCTCTCCAACTATGCCTTCCTCTATGGAGTCTTCCCAACCGCCCCCAGTGTGGCCATCTATGCTGCTCACTATAACATGGAGCTACAAGTC GTTACATCAGGGATGGTACTAAGCACATTCCTCTCAGCTCCCATAATGTATGTTTCTGCGTGGTTGCTGACAATACCATGGATGGACCCTAAACCATTGATGGATTCACTGCAGAATGTCAGCTTTAATGTCAGCATCATCAGCTTAGTTACACTG GTTTGGACAGTAACTGTCATGTTCCTGAGTAAGAAATTCAAGAGACTACCTCACATGTTCACCCTCAACCTGTTCCTGGCACAG ATTCTAGCTTGtgttggcatgatcttgtggaacttTGTCGTGCGACAAGACAGCTTCATTGGACACGTGTTGACGTTCACACTGTTATACAGCTCACTGTACAGTACTTATGTATGGCCAG GTCTGATAGCACTTTCCCTTGTGCTGATGAAAAGGGGTGGTGAGCTAAAGTTTGCACCAGGCTTCCTGGTGATTGCAGGCTGGGG AGTCCCAGCCCTTGTGGCAGCAGTGCTCCTCATAACTGGGGAGAGGATGCCTGACACCATCGACTCAGCTTTCTTCTATGGGAGACCCCAG AACATCTGCACCTCAGTTGTGCTTGTCTTCAGCATAGTGCTGGGTGGGGGCTCATTGATGGGCCTCAGTCGAGGCACATGGGATTTTAAGTACCAGGTCCTGGAGAGAGACTCTATGTTAAGCACTACTGAGGATCTGAGGCCCCAGAGTTGCCCCGATACCCAAACTATCCCAGACATGTTGGAGCCAGCCGGAACCGGAAGCATCAACAGAG agTGCCATATGTGTGACTGTGCTCCGTCCCAGCCCATGCCTGATATGATTGTCAGCACAAACAAAAATGACACACTTGTCATCGAGCCAG GTCAGTGTGGGACTGACTGTGAGTCCCCAGGCTGTCTACTGGCCCAGGAGGAGCAGCAGAGGCAGctagcagacagacaggtggCCCGCCACGTGCTCCTGTGCCTGCTACTGACCGTCAGCCTATTAGCT AACCTGTCCAGCTGCCTGTGGTGGCTGTTTAATCGAGTTCCTGGGAGACTCTACTTAGAGCTGCAGTTCTTCTGTGCTGTGGTCAACTATGGACAG GGCTTCATCTCATTCGGGATTTTTGGGCTGGACAAACATTTGATAATACTGCCATTTAAAAAGAG GATATCCAATCTGTGGCATAGAATGAAGCCAGAGGAGCAGCCTCAACTGGTTGTATCTGACGACATCATGATGACCTGCACTCAATTCACCACGTACCACAAAGAACAGTGTGTCCGGGACATTGTCCAGAAGAAGAG GTGTGGGGAGAGGACGGTGGCGGACACTTTTCTTGGCATTGAGCTGGTGGAGTGGCTATTGCAGGTGGGTCTGTCACAGGACCGAGGAGAGGCTCTGCTCTACGGGGGCCGACTGCAGCAGGGTGGGGTTCTCCAGCACATCACCCAGGAGTACGGCTTCCAAGATGATGAGCTACACTACCGCTTCACAGCGTAA
- the LOC121552594 gene encoding acetylcholine receptor subunit alpha-like, which produces MNRLLFVSHLLIILAGSAWSSDDETRLVKTLFTGYNKVVRPVAHFRDPVVVTVGLQLIQLISVDEVNQIVNSNVRLKQQWKDVNLQWNPEDYGGIKKIRVPSTDIWRPDLVLYNNADGDFAIVHETKVLLEHTGMITWNPPAIFKSYCEIIVLHFPFDLQNCSMKLGTWTYDGNLVVVNPDSDRPDLSNFMESGEWVMKDYRSWKHWVYYACCPDTPYLDITYHFLMLRLPLYFIVNVIIPCMLFSFLTGLVFYLPTDSGEKMTLSISVLLSLTVFLLVIVELIPSTSSAVPLIGKYMLFTMVFVIASIIITVIVINTHHRSPSTHTMSPWVRKIFIDTIPNLMFFSTMKRPAKEKQDKRIYGADFDISDISGKPTPTAVTYQSPMTKNPDVRSAIEGVKYIAETMKSDEESNSAAEEWKFVAMVLDHILLCVFMAVCIIGTLGVFAGRLIELSMTP; this is translated from the exons ATGAATCGTCTACTTTTTGTTTCTCATCTCCTTATCATTCTAGCAG GCTCTGCCTGGAGCTCTGATGATGAAACCCGTCTGGTGAAAACCCTGTTCACTGGCTACAACAAGGTGGTGCGTCCTGTCGCTCACTTCAGGGACCCAGTGGTGGTTACAGTTGGTCTGCAGCTCATTCAACTCATCAGTGTG GATGAGGTCAACCAGATTGTCAACAGCAATGttagactgaaacag CAATGGAAGGATGTGAACTTGCAATGGAATCCTGAGGATTATGGTGGAATCAAAAAGATAAGAGTGCCCTCCACTGACATTTGGCGTCCTGACCTCGTTCTCTATAACAA TGCTGATGGTGACTTTGCCATCGTTCACGAGACCAAAGTGCTGCTGGAGCACACTGGCATGATCACGTGGAACCCCCCTGCCATATTCAAGAGTTACTGTGAGATCATCGTGCTGCACTTCCCCTTTGACCTGCAGAACTGCAGCATGAAGCTGGGTACCTGGACCTATGATGGCAACTTGGTTGTCGTCAATCCC GACAGCGACCGTCCTGACCTGAGTAACTTCATGGAGAGTGGAGAGTGGGTGATGAAGGATTACCGCAGCTGGAAACACTGGGTGTACTATGCCTGCTGCCCTGACACGCCCTACCTGGACATCACCTACCACTTCCTGATGCTGCGGCTACCTCTCTACTTCATCGTCAACGTCATCATCCCCTGCATGCTCTTCTCCTTCCTCACTGGCCTAGTGTTCTATCTGCCCACTGACTCTG GTGAGAAGATGACTCTGAGTATCTCTGTCCTGCTGTCTCTGACTGTGTTCCTGCTGGTCATCGTTGAGCTCATCCCCTCCACCTCCAGTGCTGTGCCTCTCATCGGGAAGTACATGCTCTTCACAATGGTCTTCGTCATTGCCTCCATTATCATCACTGTCATCGTCATCAACACCCACCACCGCTCCCCCAGCACTCACACCATGTCTCCCTGGGTTCGCAAG ATTTTTATTGACACCATTCCCAACCTCATGTTCTTCTCAACAATGAAGCGTCCTGCAAAGGAGAAACAGGATAAAAGAATCTATGGTGCTGACTTTGACATCTCAGACATCTCAGGAAAGCCCACCCCTACTGCAGTCACCTACCAGTCCCCCATGACCAAGAACCCAGATGTACGCAGTGCTATTGAGGGGGTTAAGTACATTGCTGAGACCATGAAATCTGATGAGGAGTCCAACAGC GCTGCTGAAGAGTGGAAGTTTGTGGCCATGGTGCTGGATCACATTCTGCTGTGTGTGTTCATGGCAGTGTGTATCATTGGCACACTAGGAGTGTTCGCAGGCCGTCTCATTGAGCTCAGCATGACGCCTTAG
- the scrn3 gene encoding secernin-3: MYPSSCDTFVALPPATQGQRIIFGKNSDRPCDEVQEVVYFPARDYNAGEKVECTYIEIEQAAHTNAVVLSRPAWLWGAEMGANEHQVCIGNEAVWGRESAEDEEALLGMDFVRLGLERAETAQKAVDVIAELLEKYGQGGNCMEDQSGFTYNNSFLISDRTEAWVMETSGKYWAAEKVGDGYRNISNQYSITTKIDKEHPGMREYAKSHGWWDGKAPFSFAETYSFMTTARIEASGSRYCEGRNLLERSKGHITAETMMDILRDKESGINMEGMFMTTGSMVSVVPTDPTLPGVHYITGTPDPERSVFKPFVFVNDIKQLKQTSSPCYGPDDPVKKIPRFQSKPDRKHPLFIKHEVVAAIIDSTKDKGKKIMQNMRVVEREKMAEMEKLLSSGIEDPTSVVHLFSYSVQEELSVYSNI, encoded by the exons ATGTACCCATCTTCCTGTGACACCTTTGTGGCTCTGCCCCCTGCCACCCAGGGACAGCGCATCATCTTCGGAAAGAACTCAGACAGGCCCTGTGATGAGGTCCAGGAGGTGGTCTACTTCCCTGCAAGAGACTACAATGCAGGAGAGAAAGTTGAA TGCACATACATCGAAATTGAGCAGGCAGCCCATACCAATGCAGTTGTGTTGAGCAGACCAGCCTGGTTGTGGGGGGCTGAGATGGGGGCTAACGAGCACCAGGTGTGCATCGGAAACGAGGCAGTATGGGGCAGAGAAAGTGCTGAGGACGAGGAGGCCCTTCTTGGCATGGATTTTGTCAG ACTTGGTCTGGAGAGAGCGGAGACTGCTCAGAAGGCTGTGGATGTTATTGCTGAGCTGCTGGAGAAATATGGCCAGGGAGGAAACTGCATGGAGGACCAGTCTGGCTTTACCTACAACAACAGCTTCCTCATCTCCGACAGGACTGAGGCCTGGGTTATGGAGACGTCTGGGAAGTACTGGGCAGCAGAGAAAGTGGGAG ATGGATATCGTAATATCTCCAATCAATACTCAATAACAACCAAGATAGACAAGGAACACCCTGGGATGAGGGAGTATGCAAAGAGCCATGGCTGGTGGGATGGGAAGGCCCCGTTTAGTTTTGCTGAGACATACTCTTTCATGACTACAGCCAGAATAGAGGCGTCTGGCAGCAGATACTGCGAAGGACGTAACCTACTAGAGAGAAGCAAAG GACACATCACAGCTGAGACAATGATGGATATCCTGAGGGACAAGGAGAGTGGCATCAACATGGAGGGGATGTTCATGACAACAGGAAGCATGGTGTCTGTCGTACCAACAGACCCCACCCTGCCAGGGGTGCACTACATCACTGGAACTCCTGACCCTGAGAG GTCTGTTTTTAAACCTTTCGTCTTTGTGAACGACATTAAACAGTTGAAGCAAACTAGCTCTCCCTGTTACGGCCCTGATGACCCTGTTAAGAAGATACCCCGTTTCCAGAGCAAGCCGGATCGCAAACATCCACTGTTTATCAAACATGAGGTGGTGGCTGCAATCATTGACAGCACCAAG GACAAAGGAAAGAAGATCATGCAGAATATGAGAGTGGTAGAAAGGGAGAAGATGGCTGAGATGGAGAAACTTTTATCAAGTGGTATTGAAGACCCTACTTCAGTTGTGCACCTGTTTTCTTACTCAGTCCAGGAAGAACTGAGCGTGTACAGTAACATTTAG